The genomic segment TTGAGGAACAAAGCATGACGATGTCAATGTACAGCAGTTATACCCCCGAAGACTTTAACAATATCGAGGAAGATATTTTCGGTGAGTACACATATTGAATGGTTTTTAAAGTTATGATATAGCATATTCtgactttttacaattattaaaattcacgtAAGCAAGATAGTATAAGATCAACAATTATAGCTTGAACTATCATAATTTCAAGCCAGTGATCTTtgatcaaacatttttcacagTTCTGTATACGAATGAGGAATGATCACATATATAATAGATCGTTATATTCCTTTCGTTAAAAGGTTTGAATTTGTAATGGACTCACCTATAGTTTATATCGTAAacttttttagaaaaatctaattaaaagGGCATACACCGTTGTCCGTCGtataatttcagtttcattccattacaaattttatcattgtaCGGATCTGTGAGACGATCAGATGGTGGTACGTAAcgaattgttaataatatgttCTCTGAATGTACGTTGATTGTTCGATTTTGTCTTTCAATTAACTTGCGATGCACGCATGTAGTTAACCGGTATGACATCACTATATTTGTTTTGTGCTCctgaaatttttacttttttcccattattaaaaagttgttGGCAGTCTCGAGGTATGTTTCTTAGAAAGATCGCTTGTCGCAAAGTGAAATGGTGTATCATCTGATCGTGGACAGAACGCCAGTCGCTTCTTTTAACGAAGGAACCAGTATCCACGAAATGCTTGGCTTCTCTGACTGTTTTGCCTGGTAATGGCTTGCATTTCAGTCAACCCCTTGTTTGACGCAGAGAGCAACTGGACCGAGAGAGAGTTCCAACTGGCCGCTTGGGCCTTCCGCAAGTGGAAATATCATCAATTCACAAGTCTTCGGGATGATCTATGGGGCAACGCTATATTCCTCAAAGAAGCTAACGCTATTTCTGTCGAACTCAAAAAGAAGGTACATCCGTGGTTCATTCTTCGATGAACTAACGAAAACTCAAACCTTTATACGGCTCTTTTTTGATTACGAATCATGAACATTCATATCTTTCATCATATCTTTTGACATTCTTTTAAGAGCCATCATGAACATTTGATCAGTTTCAcaaaaatgatcaaatatttcaaaataaattattcgaaaaaagcTTTTTGTTAATCAATCATCGgtcataatattaatttaagcCTGAATTACTTAAACTTAAcagattttcaaattcgacGATTAATGCACTTTTGCGTACCCCCTTTTTGACGTTCTAATAGTCaaaaaaatactttgtatTCGCAAGTAATTACTTTACATTCCCATATCGATCCCTTTGTTGATCTAAttgtttaatcttttattcatcactgatattttttttattaattccatcTGCTTGTTTCGTACCTCACCAtcacttttataatttaacatttcattggtcgtttcattttttcacaatggtacatctttatatttatttcaggCGACAAAAGCTTTTTCTACTTTTGCTTcacatatatcatatatatccTTTTTAGGTACAATTCCAGTTTACTTTGCTCACGGATACGCTTTACTCGCCGCTTCCTTCGGATCTCCTGCCTGTCATTGACgacgaggaagaggaggaaagacCATTCCCGCGTACTATAGTTGCTGTAGAAGTTCAAGACACGAAGAATGGCGCAACACATTACTGGACACTCGATAAACTTAGGTgtgttacattttatttaacatttcatttcttGAACATGCTTTACCTTatcattttatgtttatatatacagggtgagtcacataatttatttcaaactccAGTACATATCTCTCGAGTAAAACGAGATATCAGAAAGCTTTCTTATTGCCACCTTTCTTCTTATTGCCATTATTTGTACCGAATATGATAGCTACTAGCTATTTTATaatctcatttcttttttctaatatcAGTATCAAAtgcgaaaaaaataaaatatcgttcctTTATCGATTTCTTTATTCTCGGCCATACGATCAGAATCGGTAAGTGTTGACAGCACTTTAAATTCGTCGTACGATCGAATAGTAAGGAGGTCGATTAAAGAACTGATAAGAGTGCGGATTCGCGGATCAAGATCTATCATCGCTTTTAATTAGACGCGTGCTTGGATGAAACCGCACAGGGACACTCACGCAAGTAATACGTGTTAACTTATAGACAGCGCTTGGAGTTGATGCGACACGTGTACAACGAGGACTCGAGCCCCAGCACTCCGGAGGCCAAAGAGGATATTTTCCAATGTCTAACCGTCTACTCTAATCCGAAGTTCTCGCTCGCAAATCTTTTGCCTTCGAGGTTGGTGCTCGAACGCGTGAGACTCTTTCCTCTTTATCGTCACACGCTTCACGCCCATCCTCTAACTCtgtcaaattttttatatatacgaaTATGTGCAAAACGTCAGTCTTAATCTCGTCTTATCACCGTATTTCTGCTACGTCTCAGTACACTCTCTGTTTAATTTAAACAgtttttctattcttcctctcttccctACCAACGAAATATACTTTCGCTTTGCAATTGTGCTAAATTCAACGAAAATGTACATCGATCAAGGATCTCTGCATGGCCAAGCGTGTTTAGTCTGTTTGATATTAACAATCGGAGCGGAATTAACCCCTccgtatattttacaaaattcttttatcttattttgtatcttattttttagtatatttacatttttcttttttattttctctttaggCAGTCTAAAGTTTCGTTGTACCAGTTTCAACGATTAGAATGAAATTAGAGAAATAGTCTGTATATTCTACATATTGACTAAAGAAATctataatcaaatttattagattGGCATTAACTGAAACTTAGTCGAAGGGTTTAACTCCTGTACACGTTTCAATTGCGTCCCGCTGAACACGTGCGCTCCTTGCTGCTGAAGTTTTCTCACATTATCGCTTCGTGACTTCACCCTGCACGTGTCACTGCGAATTACACGAAACTATGATTAAACAACTATGATCGAACAATTTTGACAAAAATCATATACAATATTCTAGCTGTTCCACGTCATCATAACTCGTAACGTAATTCTTTCTTACTATGAAAATACAGGGACAgcagaaatatgtaaaatgttgTCCTTAATATATCAACTTTATTACTTAGATGAAATAGAACttacatttttacgaaaatttcagTCAccatttaagaaaaataaaagacactGAAGTTCTCATGTTATGTCcctttatttgaatatttacagTATCTGTCATACCACTTTCGAATACATCCGAACACAACACCACGCATAtggtgtagtattatgtacaGAGTGTCCTTCACTGTGCTTCTCGACAATGTTTGATTACGTTTTTATCTTATGGCTAAGAAAGATACGAACCGATTAACAACGGAGATTCGGCGTTTTCGCTTTTGTGCAGACAAAGACTTGAACTGATGCGAGAAATGTATCACAACGAGGCAGAATTGTCGCCGACATCCCCGGATTTCAATATCGAGTCCATCACTGGAGGTGATCCATTCTACGACCGTTTTCCCTGGTTCCGAATGGTTGGCAGGTTCGTAAGAAACCTTTTTAAACATCAGACATTTCCAAAATCTATGCTTTAGATTACCTTTCttataaatgtttaacaaTCTAGCTGACagatgaaacgaatcttcatgAACTTTCTTTTGAGACAGCGAAGagtacattttacaaaatagccattatcaaaaattgtattttataaatatttaatgaccTAGTTGATAAATAAgccaaatattttaatgaattttgttttattaatatgaaacATATTGCGTTGTATTTGCAATGTATTGTCGAAGCATTTTGATGTTTATGGCCCTATAAAGAAACGttgataataaatgtataatttgtttGTTGCCATAGGTCTTTCGTATATCTAAGCAATCTTATGTATCCCGTACCATTGATCCACAAAGTAGCGATAGTAAACGAAAAGGGAGACGTAAAAGGTTACTTGCGTGTAGCTGTGCAAGCTGTTGTTGGTACGTAATCAGTgtctgtatattttcttttattatctcCTATCTTAAGTTTATTTAACTCCTTTATTTCCTCTGATGgaggaaattaaatacatattacgtGATTGATTAGGCGATCTTAAGTTGATCGCATCGTTGAAATGCGTATACCTACGTGTATATTATCACTAATACAATTGATTGCAAAACAATGTCGATACAATGAAACTAGACAACAGTACCACCAATTATTTCAGAAGTAATTaaagaagtaattaaaattacgttatcgttatataattttactgtTGTATCGTTTCCTTGCTCTgtggattaaaatatttatacgcatACACTATtgttcatataaatttaaatttagtatttaaaagatgttacaataatatattttattattcaccacatatacacatttaaataaataaatatatatacataatatattttacatactatTCAATACATACGCTTATTACTTGAATATCACTGCTTGTATTAATGTCAGAAGTCTTTACGTCAGTTTATATCAGTCATAATGAGAAATTTATTGCACGCGATCGATAAGAACACGAAACGCGTTATATTTTGTGGAAAAAGTATTCTGGCGTAGGATTTTCGTAACGAACCCTTGTTCCAGAAGAGGAAAACAGTGAATACTCAAGTGGCGTCAGACAGTCAGCTAGAATTTCTTTCGAGGACGACTTGTTTGGAAATCAAAAGCAGAACAAACGCAACACTCTGTTAACCCAGACTCTCGAGAAGAACCGACAAATTCTGTTACACGAGGAACGCGTCGTGGAGGGCCACAACGAGCAAAAGGAGGTGAAAGACGAAGACGATATCGGCGATGCAGACAGTGGCAGAGGGGATAGCTCAGTTTCCAGCGACATGAAGGAAGAGGATCTACCGGATCATTTGCAACTTGGCTCTGAATTCACATTCAGGGTTACCGTGTTACAGGCCATGGGCATTTCCACCGAATATGCTGACATCTTTTGCCAATTCAAGTATGtttagttttatataatacagtaacaaagatattttatgtagGAAATTGATAGTTAATGTATGATTATGATGCGTTATATCTAGTTTCTTGCATCGACACGATGAAGCATTTTCAACTGAACCAGTAAAAAATACAGGAAAAGGATGTCCTCCTGGATTTTACCACGTACAAAATGTAAGCtacatttacattaaaataagaaataacaaataatttgcattaaatgaaaaaaaagaaataatttatatatgatcAACTTcgattatgtatttctttattcttttccttttttttcatatactgTTCAGATCACGGTGACGGTAACAAAATCATTCTTGGAATATCTAAAAACTCAGCCAATCGTTTTCGAAGTTTTTGGACACTATCAGCAACATCCTCTGCATAAAGATGCAAAACTGGAATAGTaagcattaaataatttctatgaaatctATCAGTTCGACAAGATATTGTCTTTTTTAATCCTTAAGATGGTTAGTTATAACGATTTGGtaagatattattatctttcttaAATCACGAATAAACTCAGTTGCATTGTATTTCATAGCGTAAGACAACCACCGAAGAGAATGCTTCCGCCATCTATACCTATCAGTCAACCCGTACGTTCACCGAAATTCGGCAGTGTTTTACCATCTCCGAGCACGTCACACGTGCACGCGAAATACGATGTATTAGTTTGGTTTGAGATTTGCGAGTTAGCGCCGAACGGTGAATACGTACCATCCGTGGTCGACCATAGCGACGATCTACCGTGTCGTGGATTGTTTTTGCTCCATCAGGGAATCCAGCGTCGGATTCGAATTACCATTGTACACGAACCAGCGTCTGAGCTGCGATGGAAAGATGTGAGAGAGTTGGTCGTCGGACGTATTAGAAACACGCCAGAACCGGAGGAAGAGGACAATGATTCGTCGGTGCTTTCGTTAGGGCTTTTCCCTGGCGAATATCTAGAAGTACCTGGTGATGATAGATGCATGTTCAGATTCGAAGCAGCGTGGGATAGTTCTCTTCATAATTCGGCCTTGCTCAATAGAGTTACAGCTTACGGAGAACAAATCTTCATGACAATTTCTGCTTACCTCGAGGTACGCTTATTCTTTATTTGAatgttttgtattatatatttattagagaTTTGATCACAGATTATGCgttgtatatttaatagagATTAAATGCCTCCATAAGATTCGTTCTctgatttatttcttcatatcATTTCTTTTAGTTGGAGAATTGTGGAAGACCAGCAATCATCACGAAAGACTTGAGTATGATCATTTATGGCAGAGACGCCAGAGTAGGGCCACGTTCTCTGAAGCATCTATTCAGCGGAAGCTACCGCAATCAAGAAGCAAACAGACTCAGTGGTGTTTACGAGCTGGTCTTGCGTCGTTCTTCGGAAGCAGGTAGCCCAGGTTTGTCTTGCTACCCTTAGCGTAGACCCCTCTTGATCCTTTCCCTCCTTGTCGATATAATAGTCGCACAAATTTAGAGAAAagggatattttattaaaaaaatgttactacATTACTAGATTATAGAATAATAAGCTCCGGTGACAATCACGATGACTATTATATCATGTTATTAATGAATTggcaattttcttcgttatgttttattacttcttaaattatttcgaCAAAGCAATTTCCAATCTTGACCAAGACGAAACATATTCATACTTCTTTCTAACATTTCGCTTTTCCCACATTCAGTACCCACCCCACTTTTGCAATTATTGTTTGCAGGCGTTCAGAGGAGACAACGGCGTGTATTGGACACCAGTTCTACATATGTTAGAGGAGAGGAGAATCTTCATGGATGGAGACCACGGGGAGATAGCTTAATATTCGATCACCAATGGGAGTTAGAAAAATTGACAAGATTAGAAGAGGTGGAAAGAGTAAGACACACACTATTATTACGAGAAAAGCTCGGTATCGACAAAGTGTCATTctgcaataaaatatctcaTGATTTCACAAAGAGTGAAAAGGTAAagtatcttatatttttagttttataaagATCTAAGaatctttatataatatttaagcatTTGAGTAGAGTTGAAGAAAAGTTAAACAAACGAGATACATccgttatatttattcaatacaGGAGGTTTGCAACATGATGGCGAAAGCGACGAATGAAACGCATGCCAGCCCGGTGAAATTGAAGCGTTCAACTAGTAAAGACGTTTACGAGCCTTGGGAGATGaccgaaagagaaaaagaactaGCCACGAAATATATCAAACTTATTCAAGGTCGCATTCCAAGCAAAGAACCCATTCTATTGTCCGACGTTTCACCCGGAGAAGACACTATGGCCGATATGACGGCATCTATGATATCTTCGGTGATATCATCCTCGTCCCAAGAGTCAGTATACGAGAGAGCTAGTGATTACTTAGAGCAGGTAACCCTCCCCGCATGCCTGAGTGCTCCTGCTAGTAGCGGTTGTCCACGCTTCGTCGCATCatcgtatttttatctcgatggcaaaaatagatatttgttTTTCGAGATTCAAAGAAAAACGATACTCTCTTTCTTCATTCACATTATCATCGGACATAATTTAATGccaataaaatgtaaattaaaagtgtaaaattaaatactggATAACTAATATCTCGAAAtgaaaaacttaaaaatatttcttaacaatTATGAGTGAAGATTGCGAGAATTCGATTCAATTTGAAGGTCGACTTGTCTCTTCCACATACGAGCTTGCAACAAActcaatgaaattattgtatcaGATCGAAGTTCGATTCACGTTTGCTTTTAAGAACGATCAATAATCGTTTGTTACGCAACGTTTCGAGTAGCTTCGCTGAGTGAAAGTCGCGCTTTTAGCGCAATCAGCTTCTAAGAATTGCTTTCTGTCTACTTTGAAACACAACAATTGGTAGACGATGACTCGAGATTTTCGAGTCAAAGACAACCGCAAGTAAAATTGGACACGGTCAGGGTGATGCTGGAGTGTTACTTGCAGGCTGCTGGTATAATAGTATGGAGCAGATCTAAGTCGTGCATCCTTAGGTTAAGTTCACCGGAGAGAGCTAGACTGCAGGAACTGCAGGAGAGTATATTAGCCAGTGAATCCGCTAATCAACCGTGTACAATCGCACCGGCTCCATTGGGTTCATCTTCCCCATCGAAGGAGAATTTGGTACTCTACGTGCCGGAAGTCGAAGAAATTCGCATCAGTCCGGTTATTGCCAGAAAAGGATATCTAAATGTTCTCGAACACAAGACTAATGGTTGGAAGAAACGTTGGGTGGTATGTATATCTTGAAtacagtatttttatttctccgtTTTTAGGATTAATTGatatactaaaaatatcattGGTTATTAGGCTGTACGACGACCATACGTTTTAATCTTTCGAGAAGAAAAGGACCCAGTGGAGAGAGCTCTCATTAATTTAGCTACTGCTCAAGTTGAATATTCTGAAGATCAATTAGCTATGGTGAAAGTACCAAATACTTTCAGGTAAGTTATcgagtatataaagttatttacTTTTGGATGTAATCCGTATTAGACATCTCAAATCGgcattctttattttacagCGTCGTTACAAAACATCGaggatatttattgcaaacttTAGGAGATAAGGAGGTTTATGACTGGCTGTACGCTATTAA from the Bombus pyrosoma isolate SC7728 linkage group LG11, ASM1482585v1, whole genome shotgun sequence genome contains:
- the LOC122572874 gene encoding kinesin-like protein unc-104 isoform X15; its protein translation is MSSVKVAVRVRPFNNREISREAQCIIEMSGNTTSILNPKAPPGSKDALKSFNYDYSYFSMDPNDANYSSQLMVYKDIGEEMLEHAFEGYNVCIFAYGQTGAGKSYTMMGKQEEGQEGIIPQICKDLFRKISRNSNECLKYSVEVSYMEIYCERVRDLLNPKNKGNLRVREHPLLGPYVEDLSKLAVMSYQDIHDLIDEGNKARTVAATNMNETSSRSHAVFTIFFTQQKQDSATGLVTEKVSKISLVDLAGSERADSTGAKGTRLKEGANINKSLTTLGKVISALAEIATKKKKKADFIPYRDSVLTWLLRENLGGNSKTAMIAAVSPADINYDETLSTLRYADRAKQIVCKAVVNEDANAKLIRELKEEIQKLRELLKQEGIDVQEGPDGKVTYEKKESRDEIVRATKREDDVKESRPRIPSHTTSTIAEEAVDQLQASEKLIAELNETWEEKLKRTEIIRLQREAVFAEMGVAVKEDGVTVGVFSPKKTPHLVNLNEDPLMSECLIYYIKDGFTRIGSAEANIPQDIQLCGPHILSEHCVFENHEGIITLIPKKGALIYVNGREVTEPIVLKTGSRVILGKNHVFRFNHPDQVRERREKGSPAETPGNGETVDWNFAQIELLEKQGIDLKAEMEKRLLALEEQFRKEKEEADQLFEEQRKNYEARIDALQRQVEEQSMTMSMYSSYTPEDFNNIEEDIFVNPLFDAESNWTEREFQLAAWAFRKWKYHQFTSLRDDLWGNAIFLKEANAISVELKKKVQFQFTLLTDTLYSPLPSDLLPVIDDEEEEERPFPRTIVAVEVQDTKNGATHYWTLDKLRQRLELMREMYHNEAELSPTSPDFNIESITGGDPFYDRFPWFRMVGRSFVYLSNLMYPVPLIHKVAIVNEKGDVKGYLRVAVQAVVEEENSEYSSGVRQSARISFEDDLFGNQKQNKRNTLLTQTLEKNRQILLHEERVVEGHNEQKEVKDEDDIGDADSGRGDSSVSSDMKEEDLPDHLQLGSEFTFRVTVLQAMGISTEYADIFCQFNFLHRHDEAFSTEPVKNTGKGCPPGFYHVQNITVTVTKSFLEYLKTQPIVFEVFGHYQQHPLHKDAKLEYVRQPPKRMLPPSIPISQPVRSPKFGSVLPSPSTSHVHAKYDVLVWFEICELAPNGEYVPSVVDHSDDLPCRGLFLLHQGIQRRIRITIVHEPASELRWKDVRELVVGRIRNTPEPEEEDNDSSVLSLGLFPGEYLEVPGDDRCMFRFEAAWDSSLHNSALLNRVTAYGEQIFMTISAYLELENCGRPAIITKDLSMIIYGRDARVGPRSLKHLFSGSYRNQEANRLSGVYELVLRRSSEAGSPGVQRRQRRVLDTSSTYVRGEENLHGWRPRGDSLIFDHQWELEKLTRLEEVERVRHTLLLREKLGIDKVSFCNKISHDFTKSEKEVCNMMAKATNETHASPVKLKRSTSKDVYEPWEMTEREKELATKYIKLIQGRIPSKEPILLSDVSPGEDTMADMTASMISSVISSSSQESVYERASDYLEQAAGIIVWSRSKSCILRLSSPERARLQELQESILASESANQPCTIAPAPLGSSSPSKENLVLYVPEVEEIRISPVIARKGYLNVLEHKTNGWKKRWVAVRRPYVLIFREEKDPVERALINLATAQVEYSEDQLAMVKVPNTFSVVTKHRGYLLQTLGDKEVYDWLYAINPLLAGQIRSKLARKGPATNLNNASPVGLVPPIDQQSNQNK
- the LOC122572874 gene encoding kinesin-like protein unc-104 isoform X1 — translated: MSSVKVAVRVRPFNNREISREAQCIIEMSGNTTSILNPKAPPGSKDALKSFNYDYSYFSMDPNDANYSSQLMVYKDIGEEMLEHAFEGYNVCIFAYGQTGAGKSYTMMGKQEEGQEGIIPQICKDLFRKISRNSNECLKYSVEVSYMEIYCERVRDLLNPKNKGNLRVREHPLLGPYVEDLSKLAVMSYQDIHDLIDEGNKARTVAATNMNETSSRSHAVFTIFFTQQKQDSATGLVTEKVSKISLVDLAGSERADSTGAKGTRLKEGANINKSLTTLGKVISALAEIAATKKKKKADFIPYRDSVLTWLLRENLGGNSKTAMIAAVSPADINYDETLSTLRYADRAKQIVCKAVVNEDANAKLIRELKEEIQKLRELLKQEGIDVQEGPDGKVTYEKKESRDEIVRATKREDDVKESRPRIPSHTTSTIAEEAVDQLQASEKLIAELNETWEEKLKRTEIIRLQREAVFAEMGVAVKEDGVTVGVFSPKKTPHLVNLNEDPLMSECLIYYIKDGFTRIGSAEANIPQDIQLCGPHILSEHCVFENHEGIITLIPKKGALIYVNGREVTEPIVLKTGSRVILGKNHVFRFNHPDQVRERREKGSPAETPGNGETVDWNFAQIELLEKQGIDLKAEMEKRLLALEEQFRKEKEEADQLFEEQRKNYEARIDALQRQVEEQSMTMSMYSSYTPEDFNNIEEDIFVNPLFDAESNWTEREFQLAAWAFRKWKYHQFTSLRDDLWGNAIFLKEANAISVELKKKVQFQFTLLTDTLYSPLPSDLLPVIDDEEEEERPFPRTIVAVEVQDTKNGATHYWTLDKLRQRLELMRHVYNEDSSPSTPEAKEDIFQCLTVYSNPKFSLANLLPSRQRLELMREMYHNEAELSPTSPDFNIESITGGDPFYDRFPWFRMVGRSFVYLSNLMYPVPLIHKVAIVNEKGDVKGYLRVAVQAVVEEENSEYSSGVRQSARISFEDDLFGNQKQNKRNTLLTQTLEKNRQILLHEERVVEGHNEQKEVKDEDDIGDADSGRGDSSVSSDMKEEDLPDHLQLGSEFTFRVTVLQAMGISTEYADIFCQFNFLHRHDEAFSTEPVKNTGKGCPPGFYHVQNITVTVTKSFLEYLKTQPIVFEVFGHYQQHPLHKDAKLEYVRQPPKRMLPPSIPISQPVRSPKFGSVLPSPSTSHVHAKYDVLVWFEICELAPNGEYVPSVVDHSDDLPCRGLFLLHQGIQRRIRITIVHEPASELRWKDVRELVVGRIRNTPEPEEEDNDSSVLSLGLFPGEYLEVPGDDRCMFRFEAAWDSSLHNSALLNRVTAYGEQIFMTISAYLELENCGRPAIITKDLSMIIYGRDARVGPRSLKHLFSGSYRNQEANRLSGVYELVLRRSSEAGSPGVQRRQRRVLDTSSTYVRGEENLHGWRPRGDSLIFDHQWELEKLTRLEEVERVRHTLLLREKLGIDKVSFCNKISHDFTKSEKEVCNMMAKATNETHASPVKLKRSTSKDVYEPWEMTEREKELATKYIKLIQGRIPSKEPILLSDVSPGEDTMADMTASMISSVISSSSQESVYERASDYLEQAAGIIVWSRSKSCILRLSSPERARLQELQESILASESANQPCTIAPAPLGSSSPSKENLVLYVPEVEEIRISPVIARKGYLNVLEHKTNGWKKRWVAVRRPYVLIFREEKDPVERALINLATAQVEYSEDQLAMVKVPNTFSVVTKHRGYLLQTLGDKEVYDWLYAINPLLAGQIRSKLARKGPATNLNNASPVGLVPPIDQQSNQNK
- the LOC122572874 gene encoding kinesin-like protein unc-104 isoform X16; protein product: MSSVKVAVRVRPFNNREISREAQCIIEMSGNTTSILNPKAPPGSKDALKSFNYDYSYFSMDPNDANYSSQLMVYKDIGEEMLEHAFEGYNVCIFAYGQTGAGKSYTMMGKQEEGQEGIIPQICKDLFRKISRNSNECLKYSVEVSYMEIYCERVRDLLNPKNKGNLRVREHPLLGPYVEDLSKLAVMSYQDIHDLIDEGNKARTVAATNMNETSSRSHAVFTIFFTQQKQDSATGLVTEKVSKISLVDLAGSERADSTGAKGTRLKEGANINKSLTTLGKVISALAEIATKKKKKADFIPYRDSVLTWLLRENLGGNSKTAMIAAVSPADINYDETLSTLRYADRAKQIVCKAVVNEDANAKLIRELKEEIQKLRELLKQEGIDVQEGPDGKVTYEKKESRDEIVRATKREDDVKESRPRIPSHTTSTIAEEAVDQLQASEKLIAELNETWEEKLKRTEIIRLQREAVFAEMGVAVKEDGVTVGVFSPKKTPHLVNLNEDPLMSECLIYYIKDGFTRIGSAEANIPQDIQLCGPHILSEHCVFENHEGIITLIPKKGALIYVNGREVTEPIVLKTGSRVILGKNHVFRFNHPDQVRERREKGSPAETPGNGETVDWNFAQIELLEKQGIDLKAEMEKRLLALEEQFRKEKEEADQLFEEQRKNYEARIDALQRQVEEQSMTMSMYSSYTPEDFNNIEEDIFVNPLFDAESNWTEREFQLAAWAFRKWKYHQFTSLRDDLWGNAIFLKEANAISVELKKKVQFQFTLLTDTLYSPLPSDLLPVIDDEEEEERPFPRTIVAVEVQDTKNGATHYWTLDKLRQRLELMREMYHNEAELSPTSPDFNIESITGGDPFYDRFPWFRMVGRSFVYLSNLMYPVPLIHKVAIVNEKGDVKGYLRVAVQAVVEEENSEYSSGVRQSARISFEDDLFGNQKQNKRNTLLTQTLEKNRQILLHEERVVEGHNEQKEVKDEDDIGDADSGRGDSSVSSDMKEEDLPDHLQLGSEFTFRVTVLQAMGISTEYADIFCQFNFLHRHDEAFSTEPVKNTGKGCPPGFYHVQNITVTVTKSFLEYLKTQPIVFEVFGHYQQHPLHKDAKLEYVRQPPKRMLPPSIPISQPVRSPKFGSVLPSPSTSHVHAKYDVLVWFEICELAPNGEYVPSVVDHSDDLPCRGLFLLHQGIQRRIRITIVHEPASELRWKDVRELVVGRIRNTPEPEEEDNDSSVLSLGLFPGEYLEVPGDDRCMFRFEAAWDSSLHNSALLNRVTAYGEQIFMTISAYLELENCGRPAIITKDLSMIIYGRDARVGPRSLKHLFSGSYRNQEANRLSGVYELVLRRSSEAGVQRRQRRVLDTSSTYVRGEENLHGWRPRGDSLIFDHQWELEKLTRLEEVERVRHTLLLREKLGIDKVSFCNKISHDFTKSEKEVCNMMAKATNETHASPVKLKRSTSKDVYEPWEMTEREKELATKYIKLIQGRIPSKEPILLSDVSPGEDTMADMTASMISSVISSSSQESVYERASDYLEQAAGIIVWSRSKSCILRLSSPERARLQELQESILASESANQPCTIAPAPLGSSSPSKENLVLYVPEVEEIRISPVIARKGYLNVLEHKTNGWKKRWVAVRRPYVLIFREEKDPVERALINLATAQVEYSEDQLAMVKVPNTFSVVTKHRGYLLQTLGDKEVYDWLYAINPLLAGQIRSKLARKGPATNLNNASPVGLVPPIDQQSNQNK